GAATGTGGGTACACGGTGCGCAGCCATTCACTCTTCGACTTAGTCACGCCGTCCTCGCGGCACCAGTCGCACCCGGCGCTGCTGACGACCGTTGATCAATCCCCGGGCGACCCGCAACCACTCTTCGGGCACCAGCACCTTGATCTGCCCGAGGGCGCAGAAGGTCAGGGGCTGGACGCCGAAGCGGTCGCTCTGGAGAACGCAGGGAACTCCGTACTGTTCGAGAAACCCCTTGACCACGTGCGCCTCGGTCTCCAGCGGTGTCGCGTAGCACGATTCCCACGCCATCACGGCTTCCTTCATGCGCCCTTGAAGCTCGGCCGGCGCTTCTCGAGGAAGGCGCGCATGCCTTCGGTGCGGTCCTCGCTGGCGAAGGTCACGGCAAAGGCTTCCGCCTCGTAGCGGCAGCCGTCCTGCAGGTCGACATCCGCACCGACATTGATTGCTGTTTTCGCTTGCTGCAGGGCGATGGGCGCCTTGCCCGCCAACGATGCCGCCAGCTTCCGCACTTCAGGCATGAGTTCAGCCGCTGCCACCACGCGGTTCGCCAAACCCAGGCCTAAGGCTTCGTCGGCGCCTATCATGTCGCCCGAGTAGATCATCAGGCGTGCGGCGGCGATGCCGATCCGCCGCGACAGCCGTTGTGTCCCGCCGAATCCCGGAATGATGCCGAGGTTGATCTCCGGCTGGCCGAACTTCGCCGACTGCGCCGCGATGATCAGGTCACAGGCCAGGGCCAATTCCAGCCCGCCACCGAGCGCGAAGCCGTTGACGGCGGCGATCACCGGAAGCGCCAGCTCCTCCAGCTCCTGCATCAGCCGTTGTCCGCGGCGCGCGAAGGCGCGGGCTTGAAGCGGCGACATCTCCACCATCGCGGCGATATCCGCTCCGGCGACGAACGCCTTTTCCCCCGCGCCGGTCACCACCAGGCAGCGCACCTCGCGGTTCTGCCGCACCGCCTCACAGCAGCGCAGCAGCTCCTCCAGCGTTGCCGGGTTCAGGGCGTTCAGGGCCTGCGGCCGGTTCACGGTGATGGTCGCCACCGCACCGTCATACTGCAGAAGCACGTTCTCGTATGTCATCGCCAGGCTCAGTACTCGGGCTTCAGATCGAAGCGGTGAATGGCTTCGATATAGCGCAGGGTGTGGGTGCGCGAGCGCATGACGACGGAATTGGTCACGGCGCCGCCTTTGAAAAACCGCACGCCGCGCAGCATGTCGCTGTTGGTCACGCCGGAGGCGGCGAACATGACGCTGC
The window above is part of the Candidatus Binatia bacterium genome. Proteins encoded here:
- a CDS encoding enoyl-CoA hydratase-related protein; this encodes MTYENVLLQYDGAVATITVNRPQALNALNPATLEELLRCCEAVRQNREVRCLVVTGAGEKAFVAGADIAAMVEMSPLQARAFARRGQRLMQELEELALPVIAAVNGFALGGGLELALACDLIIAAQSAKFGQPEINLGIIPGFGGTQRLSRRIGIAAARLMIYSGDMIGADEALGLGLANRVVAAAELMPEVRKLAASLAGKAPIALQQAKTAINVGADVDLQDGCRYEAEAFAVTFASEDRTEGMRAFLEKRRPSFKGA